In a single window of the Acyrthosiphon pisum isolate AL4f chromosome X, pea_aphid_22Mar2018_4r6ur, whole genome shotgun sequence genome:
- the LOC100569820 gene encoding zinc finger BED domain-containing protein 5-like yields MCLKKRKYDESNVQYGFTSININGEEKPQCVICNKVLSYDSMKPTKLKQHLENVHPQHKTKDKSFFEQIAKQKKPHTIGETLIKPCALKMGD; encoded by the exons ATGTGTCTGAAAAAACGAAAGTACGATGAAAGTAATGTTCAATATGGATTTACATCCATCAATATTAATGGAGAAGAGAAACCTCAGTGTGTTATTTGCAATAAAGTTCTATCATATGATTCTATGAAacctacaaaattaaaacagcaTTTAGAAAACGTTCATCCTCAACATAAAACTAAagataaaagtttttttgaac AAatagcaaaacaaaaaaaaccacatacaaTCGGTGAAACTTTAATCAAACCCTGTGCCCTTAAAATGGGAGATTAA
- the LOC100164440 gene encoding probable lysine-specific demethylase 4A has protein sequence MDVNIWNINKLDIILDFVERDYGMRIDGVNSSYLYFGVWKTTFPWHTENMDPYSINYIHYGSPKSWYAIPPSHGRRFEIFASSYFQDSKIWSAFLRHKMYLMSPTILKTNGIKFDKITQESGEFIITFPYGYHSGYNNGFNIAESANFALPRWVEYGKRTRLCKCRSDIIKIDMTTFIKKFQPEKFDLWKSGRDVGCHPEDPTRKFSAPL, from the exons ATGGATGTAAAT ATATGGAATATCAATAAACTGGATATAATTTTGGACTTTGTAGAAAGGGATTATGGAATGAGAATTGATGGGGTCAATTCATCATACCTTTATTTTGGGGTGTGGAAAACAACATTCCCTTGGCACACTGAAAATATGGATCCatacagtataaactatattcATTACGGAAGTCCAAAGtcatg gtacGCAATACCACCATCACACGGACGgcgttttgaaatatttgctAGTAGTTATTTTCAAGATTCTAAAATATGGTCAGCATTTCTaagacataaaatgtatttgatgtcgcctacaatattaaaaacaaatggcATTAAATTCGATAAA attacaCAGGAGTCAGgagaatttattataacttttcctTATGGATACCATTCCGGTTATAATAATGGTTTCAACATAGCAGAATCTGCCAACTTTGCTCTGCCCCGCTGGGTGGAATATGGAAAAAGGACGAGACTGTGCAAATGTCGAAGTGACATAATTAAAATCGATATGACAACATTCATTAAGAAATTTCAACctgaaaaatttgatttgtggAAAAGCGGTAGAGATGTTGGGTGCCATCCGGAGGATCCCACAAGAAAGTTTTCAGCACCtttgtaa